A single window of Archangium gephyra DNA harbors:
- a CDS encoding acyl-CoA thioesterase, with protein sequence MEVRHRVEHVDTDAAGVVHFSRYASLMETAALDELEHRGVGLGVFEAQGLELRVRDLRITYRNAARFRDGLLLVPALENVGPASLKVVVKVYREGTGPEPVLLASGSLDLAVVNHESGAPVCIPENLKATLQQAPSK encoded by the coding sequence ATGGAAGTGCGTCATCGCGTCGAGCACGTCGACACCGATGCCGCCGGCGTCGTCCACTTCTCCCGCTACGCCTCTCTGATGGAGACGGCGGCGCTGGACGAGCTGGAGCACCGGGGTGTGGGTCTCGGCGTGTTCGAGGCGCAAGGGCTCGAGCTGCGCGTGCGGGATTTGCGGATTACGTACCGCAACGCCGCGCGCTTCCGGGACGGGCTGCTGCTCGTCCCGGCCCTGGAGAATGTGGGGCCCGCGAGCCTCAAGGTCGTGGTGAAGGTCTACCGCGAGGGCACCGGACCCGAGCCCGTGTTGCTCGCCTCCGGCAGTCTGGATCTGGCCGTCGTCAACCATGAGAGTGGAGCACCCGTATGCATCCCGGAAAACCTGAAGGCCACGCTGCAGCAGGCGCCGTCCAAGTGA
- a CDS encoding aminotransferase class III-fold pyridoxal phosphate-dependent enzyme — protein sequence MKVPSVGEKLSPQDVERLRAGMALQMDHYAGGRLPFSCLKARGLVQHMVPLEGPDAGLVLEVMDASGGYASACLGAGHPRMQQALRDGLEDTGYVTDELGSLARVQLLEELFGPGGLWADRFPGDQYHASGRNSGSEGLELALRLVLETGFDRRRLSPKAGREGRRTILAFEGAWHGWTGGLVSLLNRRHYRLGLPQPTTEAPYGLEVSFLPYAEPEILERFFAENGSKLSAVFVEPIQGDGGIIVPPPGYLRRLAALCRENDVLLVADEVLTFAKTGRFFGMTDEQGPIPTDITVIGKSLGMGVVSTSMVIARRELSVRSSGAVSTSDLRPLTSAVLRSGLQYLVQEKLVERAGPLGEELRGRLKKDVVDAFPELFREVRGLGYMNGIELTEKSAGALTKLRTRVIEAGAFVEFMAGAGKRSHGLRYTFPAMRIAPPLIAGAEDLRELVARIQKGVRKFAEGTP from the coding sequence ATGAAGGTGCCTTCCGTGGGTGAGAAGCTGAGCCCCCAGGACGTGGAGCGGCTGCGCGCCGGCATGGCGCTGCAGATGGACCACTATGCCGGTGGGCGTCTGCCGTTCTCCTGTCTCAAGGCCCGCGGGCTCGTGCAGCACATGGTGCCGCTCGAGGGTCCCGACGCGGGCCTGGTGCTCGAGGTCATGGATGCGAGCGGCGGTTACGCCAGCGCCTGTCTGGGCGCCGGTCACCCCCGCATGCAGCAGGCACTGCGCGACGGCCTGGAGGACACCGGCTACGTCACGGACGAGCTGGGCTCGCTGGCGCGCGTGCAGTTGCTGGAGGAGCTGTTCGGCCCGGGTGGACTCTGGGCGGACCGCTTCCCGGGCGACCAGTACCACGCGAGCGGCCGTAACTCCGGCTCCGAGGGCCTGGAGCTCGCGCTGCGGCTGGTGTTGGAGACCGGCTTCGACCGTCGCCGGCTGTCGCCGAAGGCGGGCCGTGAGGGCCGGCGGACCATCCTGGCCTTCGAGGGTGCCTGGCACGGGTGGACCGGAGGTCTGGTCAGCCTGCTCAACCGCCGGCACTATCGCCTCGGCCTGCCCCAGCCGACCACCGAGGCTCCCTACGGCCTGGAAGTGTCCTTCCTGCCGTACGCCGAGCCGGAGATCCTCGAGCGCTTCTTCGCCGAGAACGGCAGCAAGCTGTCCGCCGTCTTCGTGGAGCCCATCCAGGGTGATGGCGGCATCATCGTGCCTCCTCCCGGCTACCTGCGGCGGCTGGCCGCGCTCTGCCGTGAGAACGACGTGCTCCTCGTGGCCGACGAGGTGCTCACCTTCGCCAAGACGGGCCGCTTCTTCGGCATGACGGACGAGCAGGGGCCCATCCCCACCGACATCACCGTCATCGGCAAGAGCCTCGGCATGGGTGTCGTCTCCACGTCCATGGTCATCGCCCGGCGCGAGCTGTCCGTGCGCTCCAGCGGCGCGGTGTCCACGTCGGACCTGCGGCCCCTCACGAGCGCGGTGCTGCGCTCGGGCCTCCAGTACCTGGTGCAGGAGAAGCTCGTCGAGCGCGCCGGTCCCCTGGGCGAGGAGCTGCGCGGCCGGCTGAAGAAGGACGTGGTGGATGCCTTCCCCGAGCTGTTCCGCGAGGTCCGCGGCCTGGGCTACATGAACGGCATCGAGCTGACCGAGAAGTCCGCGGGTGCCCTCACCAAGCTGCGCACCCGGGTCATCGAGGCGGGCGCCTTCGTGGAATTCATGGCCGGCGCGGGCAAGCGCTCGCACGGGCTGCGCTACACGTTCCCCGCCATGCGCATCGCTCCGCCCCTCATCGCGGGCGCGGAGGACCTGCGCGAGCTGGTCGCGCGCATCCAGAAGGGCGTCCGGAAGTTCGCCGAGGGGACGCCGTAA
- a CDS encoding acyl carrier protein yields the protein MNEALTSSIKKILVTNLFVEVPEEQIGLDDGLQSVIGLDSVGFLELRVICEDQFGIRISDEDFNADSFRTVNQLASLISNLRTAQGVTK from the coding sequence ATGAACGAAGCACTGACATCGAGCATCAAGAAGATCCTGGTCACCAACCTCTTCGTGGAGGTTCCCGAGGAGCAGATCGGCCTGGATGATGGCCTGCAGTCCGTCATCGGCCTGGACTCGGTGGGTTTCCTCGAGCTGCGCGTCATCTGCGAGGACCAGTTCGGCATCCGCATCTCCGACGAGGACTTCAACGCGGACAGCTTCCGGACCGTCAACCAGCTCGCCTCGCTCATCTCCAACCTCCGGACCGCGCAGGGGGTCACGAAATGA
- a CDS encoding aminoacyl-tRNA deacylase translates to MVDLRDFLAREGVDAQLIELQVPMKTADAAAQQLGIPVGGIFKSLVLRTDTGEVLVAVLPGDKRVDFKAVARVAGCAKVAFASEDLAFQETGYPPGGTPPLGYPKPLRVILDEAVLQYPEGYGGGGRPELLLRIRPQELLRVTKGTLGCVSR, encoded by the coding sequence ATGGTTGATTTGAGAGACTTCCTGGCGCGCGAGGGCGTGGACGCGCAGCTCATCGAGCTCCAGGTTCCCATGAAGACGGCGGATGCCGCGGCGCAGCAACTCGGCATTCCGGTGGGCGGCATCTTCAAGTCGCTGGTGCTCCGCACGGACACCGGCGAGGTGCTGGTGGCCGTGCTGCCAGGCGACAAGCGCGTGGACTTCAAGGCCGTGGCCCGTGTGGCCGGGTGCGCCAAGGTCGCCTTCGCCAGCGAGGATCTCGCTTTCCAAGAAACGGGTTATCCTCCCGGCGGCACTCCGCCACTGGGTTACCCGAAGCCCCTCCGCGTCATCCTCGATGAGGCGGTGCTCCAATACCCCGAGGGGTATGGCGGTGGCGGCCGTCCCGAGCTGTTGCTCCGGATCCGGCCCCAGGAGTTGTTGCGCGTGACGAAGGGCACCCTCGGGTGCGTGAGCCGGTAA
- a CDS encoding NAD(P)H-quinone oxidoreductase has product MRAIVYEGSGGPEVVKLREVPKPVATGDLLLVKVHASALNRADILQRQGIYKVPEGQSPIPGVEIAGTVEDWGENVKGFVRGQRVFGVVEGGAYADYCLLDQGMANPIPESFGFREAAATAESFLTANETLFALGGLQPGYKVLVHAGASSIGTTMVQMIKHIGATAYCTVGSQKKAEALREIGADEAILYKEQDFAHEVMRLTRGEGVELVMDFVGGAYLERNLSLLKHEGCLVVVGLLDGMSAGLDLLRLVQRRLQIKGSSLRLRPMNEKRQVNAHFRQRWMEVLSRGQLRPVIHAEYPLEQFSVAQAEMEANRNIGKIVLSHG; this is encoded by the coding sequence ATGCGAGCCATTGTCTACGAGGGCTCTGGCGGGCCCGAGGTGGTGAAGTTGCGCGAGGTCCCCAAGCCGGTGGCCACGGGGGACCTGCTGTTGGTGAAGGTGCACGCGAGTGCGCTCAACCGCGCCGACATCCTCCAGCGCCAGGGCATCTACAAGGTGCCCGAGGGCCAGTCGCCCATCCCCGGCGTGGAGATCGCCGGCACGGTGGAGGACTGGGGCGAGAACGTGAAGGGCTTCGTCCGGGGACAGCGCGTCTTCGGCGTGGTGGAGGGCGGCGCGTACGCCGACTACTGCCTGCTCGACCAGGGCATGGCCAACCCCATCCCCGAGTCCTTTGGCTTCCGTGAGGCCGCGGCCACCGCGGAGTCCTTCCTGACGGCCAACGAGACGCTGTTCGCGCTGGGCGGACTCCAGCCGGGCTACAAGGTGCTCGTCCACGCGGGCGCCAGCAGCATCGGCACCACCATGGTGCAGATGATCAAGCACATCGGCGCCACCGCGTACTGCACCGTGGGCTCCCAGAAGAAGGCCGAGGCCCTGCGCGAGATCGGCGCGGACGAGGCCATCCTCTACAAGGAGCAGGACTTCGCGCACGAGGTGATGCGGCTGACCCGGGGCGAGGGCGTCGAGCTGGTGATGGACTTCGTTGGAGGCGCGTACCTGGAGCGCAACCTGTCCCTGCTCAAGCACGAGGGCTGCCTCGTGGTGGTGGGGCTCCTGGATGGAATGTCGGCGGGGTTGGATCTGCTGCGGCTCGTGCAGCGCCGGTTGCAGATCAAGGGCTCGTCACTGCGGCTGCGGCCGATGAACGAGAAGCGCCAGGTGAACGCGCACTTCCGCCAGCGCTGGATGGAAGTGCTCTCCCGGGGGCAGCTGCGTCCCGTGATCCACGCGGAGTACCCGCTGGAGCAGTTCTCGGTGGCCCAGGCGGAGATGGAGGCCAACCGCAACATCGGGAAGATCGTTCTGAGCCATGGTTGA
- a CDS encoding MaoC family dehydratase, which yields MDGTGITGYKQVGPQRYREVIGFYFEDFTVGDVFEHRPGRTVTEADNLLFNLLSMNPSPLHIDAAYCEQTQWGKPLISSLVTFSIVCGMSVRSTSGRAVANLGWDKIRLTHPVFAGDTLYAESRILAKRPSEKRPGEGIITCETVGLKSTGEKFLSFERNFLVPTREKGVEDKAGY from the coding sequence ATGGATGGCACCGGCATCACGGGATACAAGCAGGTTGGACCTCAGCGGTACCGCGAGGTCATCGGCTTCTACTTCGAGGACTTCACCGTGGGGGATGTCTTCGAGCACCGTCCGGGCCGGACGGTGACGGAGGCCGACAACCTCCTCTTCAACCTGCTGAGCATGAACCCGTCGCCGCTCCACATCGACGCGGCCTATTGCGAGCAGACGCAGTGGGGCAAGCCCCTCATCTCGTCGCTGGTGACGTTCAGCATCGTGTGCGGCATGAGCGTGCGCAGCACGAGCGGCAGGGCCGTGGCCAACCTCGGCTGGGATAAAATCCGCCTCACGCACCCCGTCTTCGCGGGAGACACCCTCTACGCGGAGAGCCGCATCCTGGCGAAGCGGCCCTCCGAGAAGCGCCCGGGCGAGGGGATCATCACCTGCGAGACGGTGGGCCTCAAGTCGACGGGTGAGAAGTTCCTCTCGTTCGAGCGCAACTTCCTCGTGCCGACGCGCGAGAAGGGTGTCGAGGACAAGGCGGGGTACTGA
- a CDS encoding aminotransferase class I/II-fold pyridoxal phosphate-dependent enzyme yields the protein MESSTAPNVVGPRQYRNNEKMIAVGDRGWLRAAEDGLIGIKVDFDSNNRLIDTAHNHEFMVLCSCSYLGLNHHPKILQGAIDALKECGTTSLSLSTVRIRPNLLVRLEEELSSLYGGPALLGASCSALSSGILPLIASGHLTEDGKPRVMVFDRFCHFSMAYIKPICGDESLTLTSPHNDLNFIEDVCKKYPRVAYVADGAYSMGGLTALEGLLQLQERYGLFLYFDDSHSLSIAGKNGEGYVRSRMKMNPLTLIVASMAKAFGTSGGVAMLGSDKIFDFVNRNGGPLAWSQNMQIPSIGASLASIALHRSPELGQLQAKLQRNIALFDKEFPTKTAGNGMPVRLLPVGEEEKAVRLSKELYKRGYYCSAVFFPIVAKGEAGVRLMLRADMEEEQVLAFCATVKDIVANF from the coding sequence ATGGAGTCGAGCACTGCCCCGAACGTCGTGGGCCCCCGGCAGTACCGCAACAACGAGAAGATGATCGCCGTGGGCGACCGCGGCTGGTTGCGCGCCGCCGAGGACGGGCTCATCGGCATCAAGGTGGACTTCGACTCCAACAACCGGCTCATCGACACGGCGCACAACCACGAGTTCATGGTGCTGTGCTCGTGCTCGTACCTCGGGCTCAACCACCACCCGAAGATCCTCCAGGGCGCCATCGACGCCCTCAAGGAGTGCGGCACCACGAGCCTCTCGCTGTCCACCGTGCGCATCCGGCCGAACCTGCTGGTGCGCCTGGAGGAGGAGCTGAGCTCGCTCTACGGCGGCCCGGCGCTGCTCGGCGCCTCGTGCAGCGCGCTGTCCTCCGGCATCCTGCCGCTGATCGCCTCGGGCCACCTCACCGAGGATGGCAAGCCGCGCGTCATGGTGTTCGACCGCTTCTGTCACTTCTCCATGGCCTACATCAAGCCCATCTGCGGCGATGAGAGCCTGACGCTGACGAGCCCCCACAACGACCTCAACTTCATCGAGGACGTCTGCAAGAAGTACCCGCGCGTGGCCTACGTGGCCGATGGCGCCTACTCCATGGGCGGCCTGACGGCGCTCGAGGGGCTGCTCCAGTTGCAGGAGCGCTACGGCCTCTTCCTGTACTTCGATGACTCGCACTCGCTGTCCATCGCCGGCAAGAACGGTGAGGGCTACGTGCGCTCGCGCATGAAGATGAACCCGTTGACGCTCATCGTCGCCTCGATGGCCAAGGCGTTCGGTACGTCCGGTGGCGTGGCCATGCTGGGCAGCGACAAGATCTTCGACTTCGTCAACCGCAACGGCGGTCCGCTGGCCTGGTCGCAGAACATGCAGATTCCCTCCATCGGCGCCTCGCTGGCGAGCATCGCGCTGCACCGCTCGCCCGAGCTGGGGCAGCTCCAGGCGAAGCTGCAGCGCAACATCGCCTTGTTCGACAAGGAGTTCCCCACGAAGACGGCGGGCAACGGCATGCCCGTGCGCCTGCTCCCGGTGGGCGAGGAGGAGAAGGCCGTCCGGCTGTCCAAGGAGCTGTACAAGCGGGGCTACTACTGCTCGGCGGTGTTCTTCCCCATCGTCGCCAAGGGCGAGGCGGGCGTGCGCCTCATGCTGCGCGCGGACATGGAGGAGGAGCAGGTGCTCGCCTTCTGCGCCACCGTCAAGGACATCGTCGCCAACTTCTGA
- a CDS encoding HpcH/HpaI aldolase/citrate lyase family protein, with the protein MSMRFTTYCRSILFTPALAVERFARGQQSGADMSLVDLEDSVAAPFKDAARSKAEAFFTAPRTARGRRAVRINSITRPEGMRDLLAIRDYAVKPDVIMLPKTESPRDLEIVEQVLGPECAQVDLLALVETARGIENVNAIAHATPRLKGFVFGSADFSFNIGASLSWEPLYYARARLVTAARAANLHVIDSPFFDIPNVEELRREVSLARSMGFSGKVAIHPGQLEIIQPGFSPDERTLAKARKILAESQAKDFNIAVVDGTMMGTPFIEAARRMLEEFGQRES; encoded by the coding sequence ATGAGCATGCGCTTCACCACGTACTGTCGCTCCATCCTGTTCACCCCGGCGCTGGCGGTCGAGCGTTTCGCCCGGGGGCAGCAGTCCGGTGCGGACATGAGTCTGGTGGACCTGGAGGACTCCGTGGCCGCGCCCTTCAAGGACGCCGCGCGGAGCAAGGCGGAGGCGTTCTTCACCGCGCCGCGCACCGCTCGCGGCCGCCGGGCCGTCCGCATCAACTCCATCACCCGCCCCGAGGGCATGCGCGACCTGCTCGCCATCCGTGACTACGCCGTCAAGCCGGATGTCATCATGCTGCCCAAGACGGAGTCGCCGCGCGACCTGGAGATCGTCGAGCAGGTGCTCGGCCCCGAGTGCGCCCAGGTGGACCTGCTCGCCCTGGTGGAGACCGCCCGCGGCATCGAGAACGTCAACGCCATCGCCCACGCCACGCCGCGGCTCAAGGGCTTCGTCTTCGGCTCGGCGGACTTCTCCTTCAACATCGGCGCGTCCCTGTCCTGGGAGCCCCTGTATTACGCGCGTGCGCGGCTCGTCACCGCCGCCCGCGCCGCCAACCTGCACGTCATCGACTCGCCGTTCTTCGACATCCCCAACGTGGAGGAGCTGCGCCGGGAGGTCTCGCTCGCCCGGAGCATGGGCTTCAGCGGCAAGGTGGCCATCCACCCGGGGCAGCTGGAGATCATCCAGCCCGGCTTCTCCCCGGACGAGCGCACGCTGGCCAAGGCCCGGAAGATCCTCGCCGAGAGCCAGGCCAAGGACTTCAACATCGCCGTCGTGGATGGGACCATGATGGGGACCCCGTTCATCGAGGCCGCCCGGCGGATGCTCGAGGAGTTCGGGCAGCGCGAGAGCTGA
- a CDS encoding nucleotide triphosphate diphosphatase NUDT15, with protein MRQNPEHPAVGLGVIIQRGEEILLGQRKGWQEGFFSIPGGLLEPGETFEEGAIREVREETGLELIHPRVIAVTNNLETFRRTGKHHVSVILYTQRFRGEPVVMEPGKCAGWGWYDPRRLPEPHFEASRRGVACLLRGSFYERD; from the coding sequence ATGCGCCAGAATCCGGAGCACCCGGCAGTCGGGCTCGGGGTCATCATCCAACGGGGAGAGGAGATCCTGCTGGGCCAGCGCAAAGGCTGGCAGGAAGGCTTCTTCTCCATTCCTGGCGGGCTGCTGGAGCCGGGGGAGACCTTCGAGGAGGGCGCCATCCGCGAGGTCCGGGAGGAGACAGGCCTGGAGTTGATCCACCCCAGGGTCATCGCCGTCACCAACAACCTCGAGACCTTCCGGCGCACGGGCAAGCACCACGTGTCCGTCATCCTGTACACCCAGCGGTTCCGGGGGGAGCCCGTGGTGATGGAGCCCGGCAAGTGCGCGGGCTGGGGCTGGTACGACCCTCGCCGGCTTCCCGAGCCCCACTTCGAGGCGAGCAGACGTGGCGTGGCGTGTCTGCTTCGGGGGAGCTTCTACGAGCGGGACTGA
- a CDS encoding CHAP domain-containing protein, which yields MSRRNRFFIALGACAVSALLAGCATEPRELPNAPLETGSNAAALSSPDLVVYGCPPGAVGVVGATFKGIPAYCQPSGGGYYQCDELGNRFMRDVYQHPNLDNVVTDLADAMCPNAAAMPQYSVWGPGYRDTTGKAPLPGDLIVFSGELNGLAIAHVAVVTGMDADNVHYMQQNMNDPTGSAGWDAKKSWFSKSKVLCWIHPEPVASPPPSSQPDCGCFDGEGDYCGLAIVDHEAWFGCGANVTAPLSYDNVYSCRDGVFSLKSTCSNCVTQRYTSAVGGYCADNNPCGHVFRYTNGTYCGASTDNGFSGGEANTLYSCTDGIVTATAACAEGCTPQKGGSDKCD from the coding sequence ATGTCACGACGAAACCGCTTCTTCATTGCCCTGGGGGCCTGCGCGGTGTCCGCGCTGTTGGCTGGATGCGCCACGGAGCCGCGCGAGCTTCCCAACGCTCCCCTGGAGACGGGCAGCAACGCGGCGGCCCTGAGCTCTCCGGACCTGGTCGTCTACGGCTGTCCTCCCGGCGCGGTGGGCGTCGTGGGCGCCACGTTCAAGGGGATTCCCGCGTACTGTCAGCCCTCCGGCGGCGGCTACTACCAGTGCGACGAGCTGGGCAATCGCTTCATGCGCGATGTCTACCAGCATCCCAACCTCGACAACGTCGTCACCGACCTGGCCGACGCGATGTGCCCGAACGCGGCGGCCATGCCCCAGTACAGCGTCTGGGGCCCCGGCTACCGCGACACCACGGGCAAGGCGCCGCTCCCCGGCGATCTGATCGTCTTCTCGGGTGAGCTGAACGGCCTGGCCATCGCGCACGTCGCGGTGGTCACCGGCATGGACGCCGACAACGTCCATTACATGCAGCAGAACATGAACGACCCCACCGGCAGCGCCGGCTGGGATGCCAAGAAGTCGTGGTTCTCCAAGTCGAAGGTGCTCTGCTGGATCCACCCCGAGCCGGTGGCCAGCCCGCCGCCGTCCAGCCAGCCCGACTGTGGCTGCTTCGATGGCGAGGGCGACTACTGCGGTCTCGCCATCGTCGACCACGAGGCGTGGTTCGGCTGCGGCGCCAACGTCACCGCCCCGCTGAGCTACGACAACGTCTACAGCTGCCGCGACGGCGTGTTCAGCCTGAAGTCCACGTGCTCCAACTGCGTGACCCAGCGCTACACCTCGGCGGTGGGGGGCTACTGCGCCGACAACAACCCCTGCGGCCACGTCTTCCGTTATACGAATGGCACCTACTGCGGCGCCTCGACGGACAACGGCTTCTCCGGCGGAGAGGCGAACACGCTCTACTCCTGCACGGATGGAATCGTGACCGCCACCGCCGCCTGCGCGGAGGGCTGCACGCCCCAGAAGGGTGGCTCCGACAAGTGTGACTGA
- a CDS encoding WD40/YVTN/BNR-like repeat-containing protein has translation MMLPSLASRKLLTCLGVLSAASVHAHGGLMETQSYTSRRGHPEDQLLGFTRGTLISRDGAAAWHWVCAEAMGYGSWTPERYVWLPGGDILTATGKALLRSRDGGCTWVASTAFQDAWVSSLAEHPTDDSLLYVATGRPAVTNLLYRSRDGGETWTPTSLSRDAVFSAVRVAPSGPERLYLSGWKGYAMYLFRSDDAGETWEDLPQAFPVGLEGAYDLKLLAVSPANPDVLWARVSSRTPAGGILYTVLRSDDGGRTLTSVLAQEDPLVNMDVSADGRTTWVATYNHLYRGRQGESFLPLSLPTGNACVTREGGTLFACGSTWLHEWALARSTDEGTSWEPLFSLRDVRGVHQCPVGTPVREQCTPLWPQLAQQLGVSVSPAPPDAGTPGEEVPPKPDGCGATAGSAGLAPLLLVSLLCRRGRRAEGTPRPR, from the coding sequence ATGATGCTCCCCTCGCTGGCCTCCCGGAAACTCCTCACCTGCCTGGGCGTGCTGTCCGCGGCCTCCGTGCATGCGCACGGTGGCCTGATGGAGACCCAGAGCTACACCTCGCGCCGGGGACACCCGGAAGACCAGCTGCTGGGCTTCACCCGGGGCACGCTCATCTCCCGTGACGGCGCCGCCGCCTGGCACTGGGTGTGCGCGGAAGCCATGGGCTATGGCAGTTGGACACCGGAGCGCTACGTGTGGCTCCCGGGTGGGGACATCCTCACGGCCACCGGCAAGGCGCTGTTGCGCTCGCGCGATGGGGGGTGCACCTGGGTTGCCTCCACGGCGTTCCAGGACGCCTGGGTCTCCAGCCTCGCCGAGCACCCCACCGACGACTCCCTTCTCTATGTGGCCACGGGAAGGCCCGCGGTGACCAACCTCCTGTACCGCTCGCGGGATGGTGGCGAGACGTGGACGCCCACCTCGTTGAGCCGTGACGCCGTCTTCTCCGCGGTGCGCGTGGCGCCTTCCGGCCCTGAGCGCCTCTACCTCAGCGGCTGGAAGGGCTACGCGATGTACCTCTTCCGCAGCGACGACGCGGGCGAGACGTGGGAGGACCTGCCCCAGGCGTTCCCCGTGGGGCTCGAGGGCGCGTATGACTTGAAGCTGCTGGCGGTGAGCCCGGCGAATCCAGACGTGCTGTGGGCGCGCGTGTCCTCACGGACCCCGGCGGGCGGCATCCTCTACACCGTGCTGCGCAGTGACGATGGGGGCCGCACGCTCACGTCCGTGCTGGCGCAGGAGGACCCCCTCGTGAACATGGACGTCTCGGCCGATGGCCGGACCACGTGGGTGGCGACCTACAATCACCTGTACCGGGGGCGCCAGGGGGAGTCCTTCCTCCCGTTGTCCCTGCCCACGGGCAACGCGTGCGTGACGCGCGAGGGCGGCACCCTCTTCGCCTGTGGCTCCACCTGGCTGCACGAGTGGGCCCTGGCGCGCAGCACCGACGAGGGCACGTCCTGGGAGCCCCTCTTCAGCCTCCGGGACGTGCGGGGCGTCCACCAGTGCCCGGTGGGCACGCCCGTGAGGGAGCAGTGCACGCCGCTCTGGCCCCAGCTCGCGCAGCAGCTCGGTGTGTCCGTCTCGCCCGCTCCACCGGACGCTGGAACGCCCGGCGAGGAAGTGCCTCCGAAGCCGGACGGGTGCGGTGCCACCGCGGGGAGCGCGGGGCTGGCCCCGCTGCTCCTGGTCTCCCTGCTGTGCCGGCGTGGGCGGCGCGCGGAGGGAACGCCGCGCCCCAGGTGA
- a CDS encoding aldo/keto reductase, translating into MEYRKLGHSGLKVSNLCLGTMTFGEPTEGSMMHGVAADEKTSFAIMDRALEAGINFWDTANVYGNDGLTERVLGNWFTRTKRRDEVVLATKFRFRMGKGPNDTGASRYQIRSAVEGSLRRLQTDRIDLYQVHMQDIDTPEEETLRALEDLVRQGKVLYLGASNYAAYRLVDSLWTSKTQHLSRFVALQAQYSLVVRELEREHVPVCEQFGLGILPWSPLAGGFLSGKYRKGQPPPDSSRLAKWKDRLSGFDTPRNWRILETVDAVATELNASASQVALAWLLRKRAVTSVIFGARTVEQLEDNLKASELKLEDAQFKRLDEASALELGYPYDFMQRLQGRW; encoded by the coding sequence ATGGAATACCGCAAGCTGGGCCACAGCGGCCTGAAGGTGTCCAACCTGTGCCTGGGGACGATGACGTTCGGCGAGCCGACGGAGGGCTCGATGATGCACGGGGTGGCGGCGGACGAGAAGACGTCCTTCGCCATCATGGACCGCGCGCTCGAGGCCGGCATCAACTTCTGGGACACGGCCAACGTCTACGGCAACGACGGGCTCACCGAGCGCGTGCTGGGCAACTGGTTCACCCGCACCAAGCGGCGCGACGAGGTGGTGCTGGCCACCAAGTTCCGCTTCCGCATGGGCAAGGGGCCCAATGACACGGGGGCCTCGCGCTATCAGATCCGCTCGGCGGTGGAGGGCAGCCTGCGCCGGCTGCAGACGGACCGCATCGATCTGTACCAGGTGCACATGCAGGACATCGACACGCCCGAGGAGGAGACGCTCCGGGCGCTGGAGGACCTGGTGCGCCAGGGCAAGGTGCTCTACCTCGGTGCCAGCAATTACGCCGCCTACCGGCTGGTGGACAGCCTGTGGACCAGCAAGACGCAACACCTCTCGCGCTTCGTGGCGCTGCAGGCGCAGTACAGCCTGGTGGTGCGCGAGCTGGAGCGCGAGCACGTGCCGGTCTGTGAGCAGTTCGGCCTGGGAATCCTCCCGTGGTCGCCCCTGGCCGGCGGCTTCCTGTCGGGCAAGTACCGCAAGGGCCAGCCTCCGCCGGACTCCTCGCGTCTGGCGAAGTGGAAGGACCGGCTGTCTGGCTTCGACACGCCGCGCAACTGGCGCATCCTCGAGACGGTGGACGCGGTGGCCACCGAGTTGAATGCCTCGGCCTCGCAGGTGGCCCTGGCGTGGCTGCTGCGCAAGCGCGCCGTCACCTCCGTCATCTTCGGCGCGCGCACCGTGGAGCAGCTCGAGGACAACCTGAAGGCCTCCGAGCTGAAGCTGGAGGACGCCCAGTTCAAGCGGCTGGACGAGGCCAGTGCCCTGGAGCTGGGCTACCCGTACGACTTCATGCAGCGCCTCCAGGGCCGCTGGTAG